The following proteins are co-located in the Calditrichota bacterium genome:
- a CDS encoding DoxX family membrane protein, whose protein sequence is MKGRFPFVVVRVVLGFIFVCAAVGKIADPAAFACDVDNYRLLPYLAVTLTAAVLPWLELLCGVSLIIGRWTRGSALLVAVMLVAFLAGLISALARGLDIDCGCFTLGSEASKVSLHRVLEDVVMLAAALWIWRREESAALARASGKSA, encoded by the coding sequence ATGAAGGGGAGGTTTCCGTTCGTCGTGGTACGCGTGGTGCTGGGCTTCATCTTCGTGTGCGCGGCGGTGGGCAAGATTGCCGACCCTGCGGCGTTCGCCTGCGATGTTGACAATTACCGTCTGCTGCCCTATTTGGCCGTGACCCTGACTGCTGCCGTTCTCCCCTGGTTGGAGCTCTTGTGCGGCGTGAGCCTGATCATCGGGCGATGGACAAGGGGGAGCGCCCTTCTGGTGGCGGTGATGTTGGTGGCTTTCCTGGCCGGCCTGATTTCGGCTTTGGCGCGTGGCTTGGACATCGATTGCGGCTGCTTCACCTTGGGAAGCGAAGCCAGCAAGGTGAGCCTGCACCGGGTCCTCGAGGACGTGGTCATGTTGGCTGCTGCTTTGTGGATTTGGCGCAGGGAGGAGAGTGCGGCGCTGGCCCGTGCGAGTGGGAAGAGCGCGTAA